One genomic region from Desulfobaccales bacterium encodes:
- a CDS encoding phosphotransferase, giving the protein MKPLPASNPLAQALRQLLENDGISGSLAGEVYVESLPSSRQVLRFTLPEGNAVVGKFFSAYPPQLSADLSLIQEYNNYLRLPDLGLTQGQGLVPRLLGRWPQGSLGLLLEAVPGPDLDNLIRQACLHGDPAPLKRGLEKLAHLLAMFHSRPVPSLPVEPAPALAYLDKVMGQLQAAGLLSREDWQALIYERALWEVRFRDFADGQVLVHGDATPTNFLFPDGRALALDLEKLRVGDRLWDLSWVAGELKHAWGWRLQNWGGAEAAIGHFFRAYLAAADFAPALADRLYNLNPFYMALAELRIARNLYLTIDYRRELVAEARRCLACGRKL; this is encoded by the coding sequence ATGAAACCGTTGCCCGCATCCAATCCCCTGGCCCAGGCCCTCCGGCAACTGCTCGAAAACGACGGAATTTCAGGGTCCCTGGCCGGAGAGGTTTATGTGGAATCTCTGCCCTCCTCCCGCCAGGTCTTACGTTTCACCCTGCCTGAAGGGAATGCTGTGGTGGGAAAATTCTTTTCCGCTTATCCGCCGCAACTCTCCGCTGACCTCAGTCTGATCCAGGAATACAACAACTACCTGCGACTCCCGGACCTGGGTCTCACCCAGGGCCAGGGCCTGGTTCCCCGACTCTTGGGCCGCTGGCCGCAGGGGTCCTTGGGGCTCCTGTTGGAAGCGGTTCCCGGCCCGGACCTGGATAATCTCATCCGCCAGGCGTGTCTCCACGGGGACCCCGCGCCCCTTAAGCGGGGCTTGGAAAAACTGGCTCACCTGCTGGCCATGTTTCACTCCCGGCCGGTCCCGTCGCTGCCGGTCGAGCCAGCCCCCGCCCTGGCCTACCTGGATAAGGTGATGGGGCAATTGCAGGCAGCCGGGCTGTTGAGCCGCGAAGACTGGCAGGCCCTGATCTATGAACGCGCTCTTTGGGAAGTCCGCTTCCGGGATTTTGCCGACGGACAGGTGCTGGTGCACGGCGACGCCACCCCCACCAACTTCCTCTTCCCGGATGGCCGGGCACTAGCCCTGGACCTGGAGAAGCTCAGGGTCGGCGACCGTCTCTGGGACCTGTCCTGGGTAGCTGGCGAACTCAAGCACGCCTGGGGCTGGCGCCTCCAGAACTGGGGCGGGGCCGAAGCAGCCATCGGACATTTCTTCCGGGCTTATCTGGCAGCCGCCGACTTCGCCCCCGCCCTGGCCGACCGCCTCTATAACCTGAACCCTTTTTACATGGCCCTGGCGGAACTGCGCATCGCCCGGAACCTCTATCTCACCATAGACTACCGCCGGGAACTGGTGGCCGAAGCCCGGCGCTGCTTGGCTTGTGGCCGGAAATTATAA
- a CDS encoding 2-hydroxyacyl-CoA dehydratase: MRKATPFLPGARIGLTTTIPVEVVLAANLTPVDLNNLFIASPDALAQVSQAEGAGFPRTLCAWIKGIYAALKNHPEIAAVIAACQGDCSNTQALGEIIESEGVEVIHFKYPYPRDREQLTREINGLMAYLGAAPDAVARVQTRLIPVRQQLRRLDRLTWDTGQVTGRENFLWLISSSDFASNLAAYEHDLAIFLKEAELRPPANGRVRLGFAGIPPIFTDLWDYLEELGAAVVFHEFPRQFSMPYESADLVEQYLRYTYPYDIWGRLADLKEAVATRRLDGLVHYTQSFCFRQMFDQTIRDNLNIPILTIEGDRPTPLDSRTRMRLEAFVDVLRP, translated from the coding sequence ATGCGTAAAGCCACACCTTTTCTCCCCGGCGCCAGAATCGGCCTGACCACCACCATCCCCGTAGAGGTGGTCTTGGCCGCAAACCTCACCCCGGTGGACCTGAACAATTTGTTTATTGCTTCTCCTGACGCCCTGGCCCAGGTGTCCCAGGCCGAAGGTGCGGGCTTCCCTCGCACCCTCTGCGCCTGGATCAAGGGCATCTACGCCGCACTTAAGAATCACCCCGAGATTGCCGCGGTCATCGCCGCCTGTCAGGGAGACTGCTCCAACACCCAGGCCCTGGGGGAAATTATTGAATCCGAAGGCGTCGAGGTTATCCACTTCAAATACCCCTATCCCCGAGACCGGGAACAACTGACCCGGGAAATCAATGGCTTAATGGCGTACTTAGGCGCCGCTCCCGATGCCGTAGCCCGGGTGCAGACGCGCCTCATCCCCGTGCGCCAACAACTGCGCCGCCTGGACCGCCTCACCTGGGACACCGGCCAGGTAACCGGCCGGGAGAATTTTCTGTGGCTGATCTCCTCCTCTGATTTTGCCTCAAACCTTGCCGCCTACGAACATGACCTGGCGATTTTTCTTAAAGAGGCCGAACTGCGGCCCCCCGCCAACGGCAGGGTCCGCCTGGGCTTTGCCGGCATCCCCCCCATCTTCACCGACCTTTGGGATTACCTGGAGGAACTGGGCGCTGCGGTGGTCTTCCATGAATTTCCCCGGCAATTTTCCATGCCCTATGAAAGCGCCGACTTGGTGGAGCAATATCTGCGCTATACCTACCCTTACGACATCTGGGGCCGTCTGGCCGACCTCAAGGAGGCCGTGGCCACCCGCCGCCTGGACGGCCTGGTGCACTACACCCAAAGCTTTTGCTTCCGCCAGATGTTCGACCAGACCATCAGGGATAACCTGAACATCCCCATCCTGACCATCGAGGGCGACCGCCCCACCCCCCTCGATTCCCGCACCCGCATGCGCCTGGAGGCCTTCGTCGATGTCCTGCGGCCGTGA
- a CDS encoding lysophospholipid acyltransferase family protein — protein sequence MSRSLSPTLYRMGRWFCHQTIGRYFSLRISGLEHLPTQGPAIICPKHQRWEDIPIIGMALPPPLHYIAKVELFQQPVVRELLGAWGGVPVDRKNPRATLSSFKRLLPLLVNRAFIVLFPEGTYFVGRVGPGKHRLIQLLLKLQGQEGLKCLPFVPVGVNYEPRPHGYIVHVQLGPPLIAPGPRQAPALTKVLMSHIARLSGF from the coding sequence ATGAGCCGATCTTTATCTCCCACACTTTACCGCATGGGTCGTTGGTTCTGCCACCAGACCATAGGGAGGTATTTCTCCCTGCGGATAAGCGGCCTTGAGCACCTACCCACGCAGGGTCCCGCGATTATTTGCCCCAAGCACCAGCGCTGGGAGGACATCCCTATTATCGGCATGGCGTTGCCCCCCCCGCTGCACTATATTGCCAAGGTGGAACTGTTCCAGCAGCCGGTCGTGCGGGAGTTATTGGGGGCCTGGGGGGGCGTGCCGGTGGACCGGAAAAATCCCCGAGCCACTCTGTCGTCCTTCAAGCGGCTCCTGCCGCTCCTGGTCAACCGGGCCTTCATCGTGTTGTTCCCCGAGGGCACCTATTTTGTGGGCCGGGTTGGACCCGGCAAGCACCGGCTGATTCAACTGCTCCTCAAGTTGCAGGGCCAGGAGGGCTTAAAGTGCCTGCCTTTTGTGCCTGTGGGGGTAAACTATGAGCCCCGGCCGCATGGCTATATTGTGCACGTACAATTAGGGCCGCCGCTGATAGCCCCCGGTCCCCGCCAGGCCCCCGCTTTGACCAAAGTTCTCATGTCTCATATCGCCCGGCTATCAGGCTTCTAA
- the sppA gene encoding signal peptide peptidase SppA: MLRLNMRWLGVLTVWMVLAAGCVTVKVSLFEEPAPLKEKTISGYGGDKILLMDVSGVVLEGPHRILGLTSGVTSPSRVKEELEKAAKDDRVKAVVLKINSPGGTVSAADVILHELKAFKAKRGVPVVVCLQGLAASGGYYVAQAGDTIIAYPTCITGSIGVIAMKFNLQELMNKVGVGEDVVKSGKWKDFWSPFRSATPQEKEMMQHIIDDFYREFVNVVAQGRKLSLKQALAVADGRIFTASEARDLGLVDQLGYLDDAIELARAKAGLETGAKVIIYHRPGSYKPTIYSLLPDLDMVGPQFLYLWWGGGT; this comes from the coding sequence ATGCTGCGCTTAAACATGAGATGGCTGGGGGTGCTGACCGTCTGGATGGTGCTGGCGGCCGGCTGCGTCACCGTCAAGGTGAGCCTGTTTGAAGAGCCGGCCCCATTGAAGGAGAAAACCATCTCGGGCTATGGCGGGGACAAGATCCTGCTCATGGACGTCTCAGGCGTCGTCCTGGAAGGACCCCACCGCATTTTAGGGTTGACCAGCGGGGTGACTTCGCCCAGCCGGGTCAAGGAAGAGCTGGAAAAGGCCGCTAAAGATGACCGAGTCAAGGCGGTGGTCCTGAAGATCAATTCCCCGGGGGGCACCGTGAGCGCCGCGGATGTCATTCTCCATGAGCTCAAGGCTTTCAAGGCCAAAAGAGGGGTGCCCGTGGTGGTTTGTCTCCAGGGTCTGGCAGCCTCCGGGGGGTACTACGTGGCCCAGGCGGGGGATACCATCATTGCTTATCCAACCTGTATCACCGGTTCCATCGGGGTCATAGCCATGAAGTTCAATCTTCAGGAGTTAATGAACAAGGTTGGCGTAGGCGAAGATGTGGTCAAGAGCGGCAAATGGAAAGATTTCTGGTCGCCGTTTAGGTCCGCCACTCCGCAGGAGAAGGAGATGATGCAGCATATCATCGATGATTTCTACCGGGAATTCGTGAACGTGGTGGCCCAGGGCCGGAAGCTGAGTCTCAAGCAAGCCCTGGCGGTGGCTGATGGCCGGATTTTTACGGCCTCAGAGGCCCGGGATCTGGGATTGGTGGATCAGTTGGGTTACCTGGATGACGCCATCGAGTTGGCCCGGGCCAAAGCGGGTCTGGAAACCGGCGCGAAAGTTATCATATATCACCGCCCGGGGAGTTATAAGCCGACGATCTACTCCTTATTGCCTGATCTGGATATGGTGGGGCCTCAGTTCTTATACCTGTGGTGGGGTGGGGGTACCTGA
- a CDS encoding type II toxin-antitoxin system PemK/MazF family toxin, whose amino-acid sequence MESKLKRGNIYWVNLDPTQGAEIKKGRPCVLVGASPLNQARRTVLVMPLSSAGEAKPPITVRVRCMGQEVRAVCDQIRAIDKTRLSAWIEEMSKEDLESISKALKQVLAIS is encoded by the coding sequence ATGGAATCGAAACTGAAACGTGGTAACATTTATTGGGTAAATCTGGACCCCACTCAGGGAGCGGAGATCAAGAAAGGTCGCCCCTGCGTTCTGGTGGGTGCGTCCCCACTCAACCAAGCCCGGAGAACGGTCCTGGTTATGCCCCTAAGCAGCGCCGGAGAGGCGAAGCCGCCCATTACTGTAAGAGTCCGATGCATGGGCCAAGAGGTGCGGGCGGTGTGCGATCAGATCAGGGCGATAGATAAAACCCGCCTGTCCGCCTGGATTGAGGAAATGTCCAAAGAAGATTTAGAGAGTATCAGCAAGGCTCTCAAGCAGGTTCTGGCGATCTCGTGA
- a CDS encoding flagellar biosynthesis anti-sigma factor FlgM: MTKRKKKQPGSKAPPATHNGTGKGPSHGQVAKNAVLTGNAKFMELVHQVISEAPEIRPEKVGPLQEAIDQGTYGIDVRKLANILITKMFLDH; the protein is encoded by the coding sequence ATGACCAAACGGAAAAAAAAGCAGCCCGGCAGCAAGGCGCCGCCGGCTACCCATAACGGGACGGGCAAGGGTCCGTCGCACGGCCAGGTTGCTAAAAATGCCGTTCTGACAGGGAATGCCAAGTTTATGGAGCTGGTTCACCAAGTTATTTCTGAAGCCCCGGAGATCAGGCCAGAGAAAGTTGGTCCGCTGCAGGAGGCTATTGACCAAGGCACCTACGGCATCGATGTCCGGAAACTCGCCAATATTCTTATTACCAAAATGTTCCTGGACCATTGA
- the thiD gene encoding bifunctional hydroxymethylpyrimidine kinase/phosphomethylpyrimidine kinase, translated as MKTVLIIAGSDPGAGAGLQQDLKVTTLMGAYGLTVVTALTIQNSQGVQAVHPVAKEVVAAQLDAVISDFPIDAIKAGMLASPDIVRLVADRIKSLDTSPLVLDPVLAAGGGFPLLDEAGIDVLKRELFPLTYLLTPNAPEAARLTGIEIQTPEDLTEAACRLQALGPRWVLAKGGHLPGDPVDVLTDGENTYHLPGIRLTAPHNHGSGCLLASACAANLAQGLSLPETVNQARTLTVQALKYGLPLGRGNGPVNPYAPFARELARWQVLEALQTAAARLSAEDLSPLIPEVMSNLAYATPYPEGPNDVAAFPGRILKSPQGLFIPAPPAFGASRHIAAIILTAMTTHPELRCAMNVKFFDGIEDLAPLLHLKVAAFDRSTEPPEVKAREGSTLAWGVASVLKPDTPPPDLIFDKGDWGKEPMIRILGTNPMSVAEKALALKNALQAGGKL; from the coding sequence ATGAAAACCGTCTTGATCATTGCTGGCTCCGACCCGGGCGCCGGCGCCGGTCTGCAACAGGATTTGAAGGTGACCACCCTCATGGGGGCTTACGGCCTCACGGTGGTCACGGCCCTGACCATCCAGAACAGCCAGGGGGTCCAGGCTGTCCATCCGGTGGCTAAAGAGGTGGTGGCGGCCCAATTGGACGCAGTCATCAGCGATTTTCCCATTGATGCCATCAAGGCGGGGATGTTGGCCAGCCCCGATATTGTGCGCCTGGTTGCTGATCGCATTAAGAGCCTGGACACGTCTCCCTTGGTGCTGGACCCGGTGCTGGCCGCAGGCGGCGGCTTCCCGCTGCTGGATGAAGCCGGCATCGATGTTCTGAAAAGAGAGCTGTTTCCCCTGACTTATCTCCTCACGCCCAATGCCCCGGAAGCCGCCCGCTTAACCGGAATCGAGATCCAAACCCCCGAAGACCTGACCGAAGCAGCCTGCCGGCTTCAGGCTTTAGGACCCCGCTGGGTCCTGGCCAAGGGCGGGCACCTGCCGGGGGACCCGGTGGACGTGCTCACCGACGGAGAAAACACCTATCACCTGCCCGGGATACGCCTTACCGCACCGCATAACCACGGCTCCGGCTGCCTGCTGGCCTCCGCCTGCGCCGCAAACCTGGCCCAGGGGCTGTCCCTGCCCGAAACCGTGAACCAGGCCCGAACCCTCACGGTCCAGGCCCTCAAGTATGGCCTGCCCCTGGGCCGGGGCAATGGCCCGGTTAACCCCTATGCTCCCTTCGCCCGGGAACTGGCTCGCTGGCAAGTTCTGGAAGCTTTGCAAACCGCCGCGGCGCGCCTTTCGGCCGAAGACTTGAGTCCGCTCATCCCGGAAGTCATGTCCAACCTGGCCTATGCCACCCCTTACCCGGAGGGACCCAACGACGTAGCCGCGTTTCCGGGACGCATCCTGAAAAGCCCCCAGGGTCTGTTTATCCCTGCGCCTCCGGCCTTCGGCGCCTCCCGCCATATCGCCGCGATCATCCTCACCGCTATGACCACCCACCCTGAACTCAGGTGCGCCATGAACGTAAAATTTTTCGATGGCATCGAAGACCTGGCCCCGCTGCTCCACCTGAAAGTGGCCGCCTTCGACCGCAGCACCGAGCCCCCGGAGGTCAAGGCCCGGGAAGGCAGCACCCTGGCCTGGGGCGTGGCTTCGGTCCTCAAGCCCGATACCCCCCCGCCCGACCTGATCTTTGATAAGGGCGACTGGGGCAAGGAACCCATGATTCGCATCCTGGGAACCAACCCCATGTCGGTGGCGGAAAAGGCCCTGGCCCTGAAAAACGCCCTGCAAGCAGGAGGAAAACTATAA
- a CDS encoding acyl-CoA dehydratase activase, whose translation MSCGREILGARDSGTDTPSGSPDLPLKQLAYGLDFGSRSVKLVYPRGPRGLGRRRWDSITFYQDYLVRDNGQLAIDWERLGLPKPEALVATGYGKNLLKAHFSTITEIRAHFLGARFVTGLDHFILLEIGGQDTKVLYIREGRVFDFLTNDRCAAGTGRYLENMARFLKMPLAEFAGYWQDPVDVSQTCAIFGETELVGHLLEGVEPARIAAGVNASVARRALAMLRRYRCETLVFVGGVAKNRAMVRLLQDLSDFQVIVPPFPQFNGALGCALEAARQPLFPPPLGGTGSG comes from the coding sequence ATGTCCTGCGGCCGTGAGATTTTGGGGGCTAGGGACAGTGGCACAGACACCCCGTCTGGGTCCCCCGATCTCCCCCTCAAACAACTCGCCTACGGCCTGGACTTCGGCAGCCGCTCGGTGAAGCTGGTCTATCCTCGGGGGCCACGGGGCCTGGGCAGGCGTCGCTGGGACAGCATCACTTTTTATCAGGATTATCTGGTGCGGGATAATGGCCAGCTCGCCATCGACTGGGAGCGCCTGGGGCTGCCTAAGCCTGAGGCCCTGGTCGCCACGGGCTACGGCAAAAATCTCCTGAAAGCCCATTTTTCCACCATCACCGAAATTCGCGCCCATTTCCTGGGGGCCAGATTTGTCACGGGCCTGGACCATTTTATCCTCCTGGAGATCGGAGGTCAGGACACTAAGGTTCTCTATATCCGGGAAGGCCGGGTGTTCGATTTTCTCACCAACGACCGCTGCGCCGCGGGCACCGGTCGCTATCTGGAAAACATGGCCCGTTTTCTCAAGATGCCCCTGGCGGAATTTGCGGGGTACTGGCAGGACCCGGTAGACGTTTCCCAAACCTGCGCCATCTTCGGGGAAACCGAATTGGTGGGCCACCTCCTGGAAGGAGTGGAACCCGCGCGCATCGCCGCGGGGGTCAACGCCTCGGTAGCCCGCCGGGCCCTGGCCATGCTGCGCCGCTACCGCTGCGAAACCCTCGTCTTCGTGGGAGGCGTGGCCAAAAACCGCGCCATGGTCCGGCTGCTTCAGGACCTGAGCGACTTTCAGGTGATCGTGCCGCCCTTCCCCCAATTCAACGGCGCCTTGGGCTGTGCGCTTGAAGCAGCCCGGCAACCTTTATTCCCCCCGCCGCTTGGGGGGACAGGGTCAGGGTGA
- a CDS encoding cysteine desulfurase family protein → MIYLDYNATTPVAPEVFRAMEPFLTAEFGNPSCDYPLGLRTREAVRRAREEVAALLGCAPDAIVFTSGATEANNTVLKGVAHSHGRGHIITAATEHPAVLAPCRFLKSQGFDVTILPVDGTGLVDPGEVRRALRPDTILISVMHANNETGTIQPIREIGALAREAGVLFHTDAAQSICKVPVDVDVLRVDFLTVAGHKFYAPKGIGALYVRPGVGFTPLLHGASQEGGRRAGTENVPYIVALGEACRLARERLPVAPAHLRGLRDRLHELLRNGVPGLILNGPEVERLPNTLNVSFPRLAGCDLMGGLPQVAASLGSACHAGQVAISPVLAAMGLPASVALGAVRFSVGLPTTLAEVEEAAAMLLQRVLRLTQS, encoded by the coding sequence ATGATCTACCTGGATTACAATGCCACCACCCCCGTGGCTCCGGAGGTCTTCCGGGCCATGGAGCCCTTTCTGACCGCGGAATTCGGCAATCCCAGTTGTGACTATCCCTTGGGCCTCAGAACCCGGGAGGCCGTGCGCCGCGCCCGCGAGGAAGTGGCCGCGCTGCTGGGGTGCGCCCCCGATGCTATCGTCTTCACCAGCGGCGCCACCGAAGCCAACAATACGGTGCTTAAGGGCGTGGCGCATAGTCACGGCCGCGGCCATATCATCACTGCGGCCACGGAGCACCCGGCGGTGCTGGCCCCTTGCCGGTTTTTAAAGTCCCAGGGGTTTGACGTGACTATCCTGCCCGTAGACGGTACCGGCCTGGTGGACCCCGGCGAGGTGCGCCGAGCTTTGAGGCCCGATACCATCCTGATCAGCGTGATGCATGCCAACAACGAGACCGGAACCATCCAGCCCATCCGGGAGATCGGCGCCTTGGCCCGGGAGGCAGGGGTTCTCTTCCACACCGACGCGGCCCAGAGCATATGCAAGGTTCCCGTGGACGTGGACGTCTTGCGGGTGGATTTCCTCACGGTGGCGGGTCATAAGTTTTATGCCCCCAAAGGCATCGGGGCCTTATACGTGCGGCCCGGAGTCGGCTTTACCCCCCTGCTCCATGGGGCTTCCCAGGAAGGGGGCCGCCGCGCCGGCACCGAAAATGTGCCATATATCGTGGCTCTGGGGGAAGCCTGCCGCCTGGCCCGGGAGCGTCTACCTGTCGCCCCGGCTCACTTGCGCGGCCTGCGGGACCGGCTCCACGAGCTGCTGCGCAATGGCGTCCCCGGCCTCATCCTCAACGGTCCGGAGGTGGAACGCCTCCCCAACACCCTCAACGTTTCTTTTCCGCGGCTGGCCGGTTGCGACCTCATGGGAGGTCTGCCTCAGGTAGCCGCCTCCCTGGGCTCAGCCTGCCACGCCGGACAAGTTGCCATCTCCCCGGTACTGGCGGCCATGGGCCTGCCGGCCTCAGTCGCTTTAGGGGCAGTGCGTTTCAGCGTCGGCCTCCCAACGACCCTGGCGGAAGTGGAAGAGGCCGCAGCCATGCTGCTCCAACGCGTACTTAGGCTTACTCAAAGTTAG
- a CDS encoding MgtC/SapB family protein produces MWDIQFFAWELARLVIAAGVGAAIGFERETHGQAAGLRTFILVSVGACLMMMLSLHMEELYRHLESVGSVVRLDPGRIASYAIASMGFLGAGAIITGKGSVRGLTTAAGLWLATGLGLAIGAGYLIPAIFATAVSLIILYALRLIKPIFAHDLYTMLILKYYRVADPLDRIKEILKSHHTVVQSINFKLEPPNNLITYQFRLRSKDTIELENLIQILSETEGLQEIQFQEGEVP; encoded by the coding sequence ATGTGGGACATCCAATTTTTTGCCTGGGAGTTGGCCAGACTGGTGATCGCAGCAGGGGTGGGCGCGGCCATCGGCTTTGAACGGGAGACCCATGGCCAGGCCGCGGGGCTCCGCACCTTCATCCTGGTTTCCGTGGGCGCCTGCCTCATGATGATGCTGTCCCTCCACATGGAGGAACTCTACCGCCACCTGGAGTCCGTCGGTTCGGTGGTCCGCCTGGACCCGGGCCGCATCGCTTCCTATGCCATCGCCAGCATGGGTTTCCTGGGGGCCGGCGCCATTATCACCGGCAAGGGTTCAGTCCGGGGCCTGACCACTGCCGCGGGCCTCTGGCTGGCCACCGGTCTCGGACTGGCCATCGGCGCCGGGTATCTCATCCCGGCCATCTTCGCCACCGCGGTCAGCCTGATCATTTTGTACGCTCTGCGCCTCATTAAACCCATCTTCGCCCACGATCTGTACACCATGCTGATCTTGAAATATTATAGGGTGGCGGACCCCCTGGACCGGATCAAAGAAATCCTCAAAAGTCATCATACCGTTGTCCAGTCTATCAACTTCAAGCTGGAGCCCCCCAATAACCTGATAACTTACCAGTTCCGTCTGCGAAGCAAGGATACCATCGAGCTCGAGAACCTGATTCAGATCCTCTCTGAAACCGAGGGTTTGCAGGAAATTCAATTTCAGGAAGGCGAAGTGCCTTAA